From the bacterium genome, the window ACGGCACCAAATCAAATGTTTTCGTGGGGGTCAGTTTTGAGAAGAAGATCAACCTGGTGATCGGCTCGATGTACGGCGGCGAGATCAAGAAAAGCATCTTCACCATCATGAACTACCTGATGCCACAGCAGGACGTATTTCCCATGCACTGCTCGGCCAATGTGGGCAAAGACGGGGAAACCGCATTGTTCTTCGGCCTCTCCGGCACCGGCAAGACCACCCTGTCGGCCGATCCCAACCGCCGGCTGATAGGCGACGACGAGCACGGCTGGTCCGACGCCGGCATCTTCAATTTCGAGGGCGGATGCTATGCCAAGGTCATCAAACTTTCGGCCGAGGCCGAGCCCCAGATATTCAATGCCATCCGGTTCGGGTCACTGCTGGAGAATGTGGTAGTGGATCCGGATACCCGGCTGATAGACTACAACTCCGATGCCATCACCGAAAATACCCGGGCCACCTATCCGGTGGAGCATATCCCCAACTGCGTGATCCCGGGAGTGGGCGGCCACCCCAAGAATGTTTTCTTTTTGACCTGCGACGCCTTCGGGGTTTTGCCTCCCATAGCCAAGCTGACCCCGGCCATGGCCAGCTACCACTTCCTTTCCGGCTTTACCGCCAAACTGGCCGGGACCGAGAGCGGCGTCACCGAGCCCCAGCCCACTTTTTCCACCTGCTTTGGCGCGCCCTTCATGCCACTGCAACCGACAAAATATGCCGAGATGCTGGCCCAGTGTCTTTCCCAGCACAAGGCCAACTGCTGGCTGGTGAACACCGGCTGGTCCGGCGGCCCGGTGGGAACCGGCAAAAGGATGAAGATCTCCATCACCCGGGCTTTGCTGACAGCGGCCTTGGACGGTAATTTGGAGAAATCAAAGTTCACCGCCGATCCGATCTTTAACATCCTGG encodes:
- the pckA gene encoding phosphoenolpyruvate carboxykinase (ATP) yields the protein MDIRKELEVAGIKTTKNIYRNLPASVLIERSLAAGDGILASNGTLVVKTGERTGRSPNDKFIAEEPSIKDQIAWGKVNVKCPPEQFDKLLKKSHDHLKDRDIYVFDGFAGGDPKYRLAVRVITDTIWHALFANTLFIRPTAQELENFAPGFTVMGCGSLKADPKADGTKSNVFVGVSFEKKINLVIGSMYGGEIKKSIFTIMNYLMPQQDVFPMHCSANVGKDGETALFFGLSGTGKTTLSADPNRRLIGDDEHGWSDAGIFNFEGGCYAKVIKLSAEAEPQIFNAIRFGSLLENVVVDPDTRLIDYNSDAITENTRATYPVEHIPNCVIPGVGGHPKNVFFLTCDAFGVLPPIAKLTPAMASYHFLSGFTAKLAGTESGVTEPQPTFSTCFGAPFMPLQPTKYAEMLAQCLSQHKANCWLVNTGWSGGPVGTGKRMKISITRALLTAALDGNLEKSKFTADPIFNILVPDSCPGVPAEVLAPKNTWADKAAYDKKAGELASMFAKNFEQYKSYASKEIQEAGPKA